The Halarchaeum grantii genome includes a window with the following:
- a CDS encoding carbon-nitrogen hydrolase family protein: MTDATVAACQHAVAEGDTDANVAVVRERLAGLPDRVDVAVFPEYGLTGFDAGAPEAYAVSRDGPELAAVEAAAANHGVAALVGFLEDAGDARHNTLAYVAPDGARTYYRKRNLWGEEAAAVTPGTERVVVETAAGATGLLTCYDLNFVAESAAFTERAVDALFVPGAWPAAHAANWDLLLRARALDGVRWVVGCGRTGESGDARYAGRSAVVRPDGTVHARLGRGERDLVATLDGDVLAEQRALVGVP; encoded by the coding sequence ATGACCGACGCCACCGTCGCCGCCTGCCAGCACGCCGTCGCCGAGGGTGACACCGACGCGAACGTCGCGGTCGTCCGCGAGCGCCTCGCCGGCCTCCCCGACCGCGTGGACGTCGCAGTCTTCCCCGAGTACGGGCTCACCGGCTTCGACGCCGGCGCGCCCGAGGCGTACGCGGTCTCCCGCGACGGCCCCGAGCTCGCCGCCGTGGAAGCCGCCGCCGCGAACCACGGTGTCGCCGCGCTCGTCGGCTTCCTCGAGGACGCCGGCGACGCCCGCCACAACACGCTCGCGTACGTCGCGCCCGACGGCGCGCGCACGTACTACCGCAAGCGCAACCTGTGGGGCGAGGAGGCGGCCGCCGTCACGCCGGGCACCGAGCGCGTCGTCGTCGAGACGGCCGCCGGAGCGACCGGCCTCCTCACGTGCTACGACCTGAACTTCGTCGCGGAGAGCGCGGCGTTCACCGAGCGCGCCGTCGACGCGCTCTTCGTCCCGGGCGCGTGGCCGGCCGCGCACGCCGCGAACTGGGACCTCCTCCTGCGGGCACGCGCCCTCGACGGCGTGCGGTGGGTCGTCGGCTGCGGTCGGACGGGCGAGAGCGGCGACGCGCGCTACGCGGGCCGCTCGGCGGTCGTGCGACCGGACGGCACCGTCCACGCGCGTCTCGGGCGCGGCGAGCGCGACCTCGTGGCGACGCTC
- a CDS encoding phosphotransacetylase family protein, whose amino-acid sequence MTTNTTLVASTEASTGKTAVSLALAASARDDGRTVGYMKPKGTRLRSAVGKTLDEDPMLAHDLLDLDATVADMEPIVYSPTFVANAVRGGEDEAALHERVRDAYETLADGCETFLVEGADGVSTGRVVGLDEPAVAELLDAEVVLLARYREPGDVDDVLAAADAFGDRLRGVLFNAVADADHDTVAEDVAACLEREGVPVLGVLPRVHDLAGVSVADLADELGGRVVTDAGGDIFVERFLVGAMSGESALGHFRRTKDAAVVTGGDRADVQAAALEAPGVNALVLTGGYEPSGAVAGRAERAGVPIVVVDGDTRATVERVESVVSGGRTRNARTVERMRELLADHADVAHLLGDD is encoded by the coding sequence ATGACCACGAACACGACGCTCGTCGCCTCGACCGAAGCCAGCACCGGGAAGACCGCCGTGTCGCTCGCGCTCGCCGCGAGCGCGCGCGACGACGGCCGCACCGTGGGGTACATGAAGCCGAAGGGCACGCGGTTGCGCTCGGCCGTCGGGAAGACGCTCGACGAGGACCCGATGCTCGCCCACGACCTCCTCGACCTCGACGCGACCGTCGCGGACATGGAGCCGATCGTCTACTCGCCGACGTTCGTCGCGAACGCCGTCCGGGGCGGCGAGGACGAGGCGGCGCTCCACGAGCGCGTCCGCGACGCCTACGAGACGCTCGCCGACGGCTGTGAGACGTTCCTCGTCGAGGGCGCGGACGGCGTCTCGACCGGCCGCGTCGTCGGCCTCGACGAACCCGCCGTCGCCGAACTGCTCGACGCCGAGGTCGTCCTGCTCGCGCGCTACCGCGAGCCCGGCGACGTCGACGACGTGCTCGCCGCCGCGGACGCGTTCGGCGACCGACTGCGCGGCGTGCTCTTCAACGCCGTCGCCGACGCCGACCACGACACCGTCGCCGAGGACGTCGCGGCCTGCCTCGAACGCGAGGGCGTCCCCGTCCTCGGCGTCCTCCCGCGCGTCCACGACCTCGCGGGGGTCAGCGTCGCCGACCTCGCGGACGAACTTGGCGGCCGCGTCGTCACCGACGCCGGCGGCGACATCTTCGTCGAGCGCTTCCTCGTCGGCGCGATGAGCGGCGAGAGCGCGCTCGGGCACTTCCGGCGGACGAAGGACGCCGCGGTCGTCACCGGCGGCGACCGCGCGGACGTCCAGGCCGCCGCGCTCGAAGCCCCCGGCGTGAACGCGCTCGTGCTCACCGGCGGCTACGAGCCCTCGGGCGCCGTCGCCGGCCGCGCCGAGCGCGCGGGCGTCCCCATCGTCGTCGTCGACGGCGACACGCGCGCGACGGTCGAGCGCGTCGAATCCGTCGTGAGCGGCGGGCGGACTCGGAACGCGCGAACCGTCGAGCGGATGCGCGAGCTGCTCGCCGACCACGCGGACGTCGCGCACCTGCTCGGCGACGACTGA
- a CDS encoding uracil-xanthine permease family protein: MTGAENPDAPPEGIAGEPGTESVEQSSDVEYGVDERPPTGESALLGLQHYLTMVGANIAVPLALAAAMGMPDRYVPLYVGTFFVVSGVGTLLQTTVGNRYPIVQGATFSMLAPAIAIIGFVGTGNWEQAILALQGAIIVGGIVEVVLGYLGVMGWLKQYLSPVVIAPTIALIGLSLFSAPQVTMAGQAWWLVGLTVLLIVAFSQYLDTAHRVFRLYPVLLGIVAAWALATALSVVGVIPSGSPAFVDLAPVANADLVQVPMPLQWGMPTFQTSFVIGMFAGVLASMIESFGDYHAVARLAGERAPSARRIDHGIGMEGLATVFAGVMGTGNGSTSYSENIGAIGLTGVASRYVIQIGAVLMLVVGFVGYFGALITTIPDPIVGGLYIAMFGQIAAVGLSNLKHVDLDSSRNVFIIGLALFCGLAFPAYMGNVGSASAFQAGMASTPLVGWLLGLKVVSDTVYVVGGTGMAVGGIVAFVLDNTVEGTREERGLDEWDQLTESDEAFESAYERYVKGD, encoded by the coding sequence ATGACAGGAGCAGAGAACCCGGACGCACCGCCGGAGGGGATCGCGGGCGAACCCGGGACCGAGTCGGTCGAACAGTCGAGCGACGTCGAGTACGGCGTCGACGAGCGCCCGCCGACGGGCGAATCGGCGTTACTGGGCCTCCAGCACTACCTCACGATGGTCGGCGCGAACATCGCGGTGCCGCTCGCGCTCGCCGCCGCGATGGGGATGCCGGACCGGTACGTCCCGCTCTACGTCGGGACGTTCTTCGTCGTCTCCGGGGTGGGGACGCTCCTCCAGACGACGGTCGGGAACCGCTATCCCATCGTGCAGGGCGCGACGTTCTCGATGCTCGCGCCCGCCATCGCCATCATCGGCTTCGTCGGCACCGGGAACTGGGAGCAGGCCATCCTCGCGCTGCAGGGCGCGATCATCGTCGGCGGTATCGTCGAGGTCGTTCTGGGGTATCTCGGCGTCATGGGATGGCTCAAGCAGTACCTCTCGCCGGTCGTCATCGCGCCCACGATCGCGCTGATCGGCCTCTCGCTCTTCAGCGCCCCGCAGGTCACGATGGCGGGGCAGGCGTGGTGGCTCGTCGGCCTCACCGTCCTCCTCATCGTCGCGTTCAGCCAGTATCTCGACACCGCCCACCGGGTCTTCCGGCTCTACCCGGTCCTGCTGGGCATCGTCGCCGCGTGGGCGCTCGCCACCGCACTCTCCGTCGTCGGCGTGATTCCGAGCGGGTCGCCGGCGTTCGTCGACCTCGCGCCCGTCGCGAACGCCGACCTCGTGCAGGTGCCGATGCCGCTCCAGTGGGGGATGCCGACGTTCCAGACGTCCTTCGTCATCGGGATGTTCGCGGGCGTCCTCGCCTCCATGATCGAGTCCTTCGGCGACTATCACGCCGTCGCGCGCCTCGCCGGCGAGCGCGCGCCCTCCGCGCGCCGCATCGACCACGGCATCGGCATGGAGGGGCTCGCGACCGTCTTCGCGGGCGTCATGGGCACCGGGAACGGCTCGACGTCCTACTCGGAGAACATCGGCGCCATCGGCCTCACGGGCGTCGCGAGCCGGTACGTCATCCAGATCGGCGCCGTCCTCATGCTCGTCGTCGGCTTCGTCGGGTACTTCGGCGCGCTCATCACCACGATTCCCGACCCCATCGTCGGCGGCCTCTACATCGCGATGTTCGGGCAGATCGCGGCCGTCGGCCTCTCGAACCTGAAACACGTCGACCTCGATAGCTCGCGGAACGTCTTCATCATCGGCCTCGCGCTCTTCTGCGGCCTCGCGTTCCCCGCCTACATGGGGAACGTCGGGAGCGCGAGCGCCTTCCAGGCGGGGATGGCGAGCACGCCGCTCGTCGGGTGGCTCCTCGGCCTGAAGGTCGTCTCCGACACCGTCTACGTCGTCGGCGGCACCGGCATGGCGGTCGGCGGCATCGTCGCGTTCGTTCTCGACAACACCGTCGAGGGCACGCGCGAGGAGCGCGGCCTCGACGAGTGGGACCAGCTCACCGAGTCGGACGAGGCCTTCGAGTCCGCCTACGAGCGCTACGTGAAGGGCGACTGA
- a CDS encoding ZIP family metal transporter: protein MVAFEALAFVFLAGLVTDLATGLGALPFFYVDDVSDRATVALWGVASGIMLAASFFGLAREGLAYSSGLPVLLAAGVVVGIALVEVSDRLLERLDVGGADADVDGSAVSPEIDPSAIAAGDLRTLVLVLGVLTVHSFPEGVAVGVSFAELGLGSGVPILGLTVPPLAVLMTVAISVHNVPEGLAVSIPLKAMDVGEWRMVGAAVFSSLPQPLGAVVAFAFVRVARDVLPFGFGFAGGAMAYLVLTEFVPDALETGRDLPNRGIPAFVLGLLGGAAVMVPLLFVHVGP, encoded by the coding sequence ATGGTCGCCTTCGAGGCGCTCGCGTTCGTCTTCCTCGCGGGACTCGTCACGGACCTCGCGACGGGCCTCGGCGCCCTCCCGTTCTTCTACGTCGACGACGTTTCGGACCGCGCGACGGTCGCGCTCTGGGGGGTCGCCTCCGGCATCATGCTCGCGGCGTCGTTCTTCGGGCTCGCCCGCGAGGGCCTCGCCTACTCCTCGGGTCTCCCGGTGCTCCTCGCGGCCGGCGTCGTCGTCGGCATCGCCCTCGTCGAGGTCTCGGACCGCCTGCTCGAGCGCCTCGACGTCGGTGGTGCCGACGCGGACGTCGACGGGAGCGCGGTCAGCCCGGAGATCGACCCGTCCGCGATCGCCGCCGGCGACCTGCGGACGCTCGTGCTCGTCCTCGGCGTGCTCACCGTCCACTCCTTCCCCGAGGGCGTCGCGGTCGGCGTCTCCTTCGCGGAACTCGGCCTCGGCTCCGGCGTCCCGATACTCGGCCTGACGGTGCCGCCGCTCGCGGTGCTGATGACGGTCGCGATCAGCGTCCACAACGTCCCCGAGGGTCTCGCGGTGAGCATCCCGCTGAAGGCGATGGACGTCGGCGAGTGGCGGATGGTCGGCGCCGCCGTCTTCTCGAGTCTCCCACAGCCGCTCGGCGCCGTCGTCGCGTTCGCGTTCGTCCGCGTCGCGCGCGACGTCCTCCCGTTCGGCTTCGGGTTCGCGGGCGGCGCGATGGCCTACCTCGTGCTCACGGAGTTCGTCCCGGACGCCCTCGAGACGGGCCGCGACCTCCCGAACCGGGGGATTCCGGCCTTCGTGCTCGGCCTGCTGGGGGGTGCGGCGGTGATGGTCCCGCTGCTGTTCGTCCACGTGGGTCCCTAG
- a CDS encoding acetate--CoA ligase family protein, with protein sequence MQADTNADTGAEADADADGLFVPERVAVVGATDREGSVGRAILTNLAEFDGDVVAVNPGRERVLDYPCYDGLGDVPGPVDLAVVVVPPSAVADVVRDAGEAGVPNVVVVTAGFGEAGSEGANRERDLVALAEEYDITLVGPNCLGVMSTRSGLNASFGPQMALPGSVAFMSQSGAFITAVLDWARDQGFGFSDVVSLGNKAVEDETDFMRRWARSEETNVVLAYLESIVDGRAFIDTAREVTTDTPVVAVKSGRTSAGAQAASSHTGALAGSEAAYEAGLEQAGVLRAENVEEFFDFARALDGLPLPETDAVAVVTNAGGPGVMATDAVGDSGLEMASLADATRSALADALPANANVHNPVDVIGDADVARFCDALDTTLADPGVGAVVVVAAPTAVLDYDGLAEAVVDVQREHGKPVVASLMGGERVDAPADVLADAGVPNYFDPARAVDSLDALASYAAISERDYAAPRGFADVDRERARAVLERVTERESNQLGVEAMDLLDAYGIPTPAGGVADSPDEADSLAADLGGDVVMKVVSPDITHKSDIGGVEVGVPREEVRDTYETLVTRARNYQPDARVLGVQVQERVDTDAGVETILGMTRDPQFGPLLMFGLGGIFVEVLEDTTFRVAPVSTDEAAAMLDDVDAAPLLRGARGRAPVDREALRECVERLGRLVDDFPAILELDVNPLLARPASDDGDAGALALDLRLTVDPEKL encoded by the coding sequence GTGCAGGCAGACACGAACGCGGACACCGGCGCCGAAGCGGACGCGGACGCGGACGGCCTGTTCGTCCCGGAGCGCGTCGCGGTGGTGGGCGCGACCGACCGCGAGGGGTCCGTCGGGCGCGCCATCCTCACGAACCTCGCGGAGTTCGACGGCGACGTCGTCGCCGTGAACCCCGGCCGCGAGCGCGTCCTCGACTACCCCTGCTACGACGGCCTCGGGGACGTCCCCGGGCCCGTCGACCTCGCGGTCGTCGTCGTCCCCCCGAGCGCGGTCGCGGACGTCGTGCGCGACGCGGGCGAGGCCGGCGTCCCGAACGTCGTCGTCGTCACCGCCGGCTTCGGCGAGGCCGGGAGCGAGGGCGCGAACCGCGAGCGCGATCTCGTGGCGCTCGCCGAGGAGTACGACATCACGCTCGTCGGCCCGAACTGCCTCGGCGTCATGAGCACGCGCTCCGGGCTGAACGCGTCGTTCGGCCCGCAGATGGCGCTCCCCGGCTCCGTCGCGTTCATGAGCCAGTCCGGGGCGTTCATCACCGCCGTCCTCGACTGGGCGCGCGATCAGGGCTTCGGCTTCTCGGACGTCGTCAGCCTCGGGAACAAGGCCGTCGAGGACGAGACGGACTTCATGCGCCGGTGGGCGCGGAGCGAGGAGACGAACGTCGTCCTCGCCTACCTCGAATCCATCGTGGACGGCCGCGCGTTCATCGACACCGCGCGCGAGGTCACGACGGACACGCCCGTCGTCGCCGTGAAGTCCGGGCGGACGAGCGCGGGCGCGCAGGCCGCCTCCAGTCACACGGGCGCGCTCGCCGGGAGCGAGGCCGCCTACGAGGCCGGCCTCGAACAGGCGGGCGTCCTCCGCGCGGAGAACGTCGAGGAGTTCTTCGACTTCGCGCGCGCCCTCGACGGCCTCCCGCTCCCCGAAACGGACGCCGTCGCCGTCGTGACGAACGCGGGCGGCCCCGGCGTGATGGCGACCGACGCCGTCGGGGACTCGGGCCTCGAGATGGCGTCGCTCGCTGACGCGACCCGGAGCGCGCTCGCCGACGCGCTCCCCGCGAACGCGAACGTCCACAACCCCGTGGACGTCATCGGCGACGCGGACGTCGCCCGCTTTTGCGACGCCCTCGACACGACGCTCGCCGACCCCGGCGTCGGCGCGGTCGTCGTCGTCGCCGCCCCGACGGCCGTCCTCGACTACGACGGCCTCGCCGAGGCGGTCGTCGACGTCCAGCGCGAGCACGGGAAGCCCGTCGTCGCCTCCCTCATGGGCGGCGAGCGCGTCGACGCCCCCGCCGACGTCCTCGCGGACGCCGGCGTCCCGAACTACTTCGACCCCGCGCGCGCCGTCGACAGCCTCGACGCCCTCGCGTCCTACGCCGCGATCAGCGAGCGCGACTACGCGGCGCCCCGCGGGTTCGCGGACGTGGACCGCGAGCGCGCCCGCGCCGTCCTCGAACGCGTCACCGAGCGCGAGTCGAACCAACTCGGCGTCGAAGCGATGGACCTCCTCGACGCCTACGGCATCCCGACGCCCGCCGGCGGGGTCGCCGACTCGCCCGACGAAGCCGACTCGCTCGCCGCCGACCTCGGCGGCGACGTCGTGATGAAGGTCGTCAGCCCCGACATCACGCACAAGTCGGACATCGGCGGCGTCGAAGTCGGCGTTCCGCGCGAGGAGGTCCGGGACACCTACGAGACGCTCGTGACGCGCGCGCGGAACTACCAGCCGGACGCCCGCGTCCTCGGCGTCCAAGTGCAGGAGCGCGTCGACACCGACGCGGGCGTCGAGACCATCCTCGGGATGACACGCGACCCCCAGTTCGGCCCGCTGCTCATGTTCGGCCTCGGGGGCATCTTCGTCGAAGTGCTCGAGGACACGACGTTCCGCGTCGCGCCCGTCAGCACCGATGAGGCCGCCGCGATGCTCGACGACGTCGACGCCGCACCGCTCCTCCGCGGCGCGCGCGGCCGCGCCCCCGTGGACCGCGAGGCGCTGCGGGAGTGCGTCGAACGACTCGGCCGCCTCGTCGACGACTTCCCCGCGATACTCGAGCTGGACGTCAACCCACTGCTCGCGCGCCCCGCGTCCGACGACGGCGACGCCGGCGCCCTCGCGCTCGACCTCCGACTCACCGTCGACCCAGAGAAGCTATGA
- a CDS encoding pyridoxal phosphate-dependent aminotransferase yields the protein MFPHIEYLEWMQGRPDVAMYDLGSTDLRGVAEERPSTIPPALEGRDDPPVGATLEMQIASEYGVDPEQVLVTAGASHANFLATATALDADPESERDDDEHLRALVEKPGYEPHRRTPAAFDAAVDRFIREDDYRLEPERVEKALTAETALVTVTNRHNPTGRLAERETLEAVAEHAREYGARLLVDEVYAPFVTGEQATEGAFGGPTAAGIEGVAVTGSLTKFLGLGDLRVGWLVADADFVDRAREVSHHVPAVSDVSRAYGMRAFHHLDDIVADQRAMLEENTALLAEFVEERDDLTGFVAPGSTYAFLRPTERDAEQLQEDAWENGLLLAPGRFFDDESAIRVSLGRAPPDMAVALRALGELLDAPDSSNT from the coding sequence GTGTTCCCCCACATCGAGTACCTCGAGTGGATGCAGGGCCGGCCCGACGTCGCGATGTACGACCTCGGCTCCACCGATCTGCGCGGTGTCGCCGAGGAGCGCCCCTCGACGATACCGCCCGCGCTGGAGGGACGCGACGACCCGCCGGTCGGCGCGACGCTCGAGATGCAGATCGCGAGCGAGTACGGCGTCGACCCGGAGCAGGTCCTCGTCACTGCGGGTGCGAGTCACGCGAACTTCCTCGCGACCGCGACCGCGCTCGATGCCGACCCCGAGAGCGAGCGCGACGACGACGAGCACCTGCGCGCGCTCGTCGAGAAGCCCGGCTACGAGCCCCATCGCCGCACGCCCGCCGCCTTCGACGCCGCCGTCGACCGCTTCATCCGCGAGGACGACTACCGCCTCGAACCCGAGCGCGTCGAGAAAGCGCTCACCGCGGAGACGGCGCTCGTCACCGTGACGAACCGCCACAACCCCACCGGTCGCCTCGCCGAGCGCGAGACGCTCGAAGCGGTCGCCGAGCACGCCCGCGAGTACGGCGCGCGCCTCCTCGTCGACGAAGTGTACGCGCCGTTCGTCACGGGCGAACAGGCCACCGAGGGCGCGTTCGGCGGCCCGACCGCCGCCGGTATCGAGGGCGTCGCCGTCACCGGGTCGCTCACGAAGTTCCTCGGCCTCGGCGACCTCCGCGTCGGCTGGCTCGTCGCCGACGCCGACTTCGTCGACCGCGCGCGCGAAGTCTCCCACCACGTCCCCGCCGTCTCCGACGTCTCGCGCGCCTACGGGATGCGCGCCTTCCACCACCTCGACGACATCGTCGCCGACCAGCGCGCGATGCTCGAGGAGAACACCGCCCTCCTCGCCGAGTTCGTCGAGGAGCGCGACGACCTCACCGGATTCGTCGCCCCGGGCAGCACGTACGCCTTCCTCCGCCCGACCGAACGCGACGCCGAGCAGCTCCAAGAGGACGCGTGGGAGAACGGTCTCCTCCTCGCCCCCGGCCGGTTCTTCGACGACGAGTCTGCGATACGGGTCAGCCTCGGGCGCGCGCCGCCGGACATGGCGGTAGCGCTGCGCGCGCTCGGCGAGCTGCTCGACGCGCCCGATAGCTCCAACACTTAA
- a CDS encoding PRC-barrel domain-containing protein produces MDETPQEITSLVGREVYSNNGVFVGEVEDIRLDLDTEVVNGLAVGELNPDLFENYDTGRRGVIVPYRWVRAVGDVILINDVVERLKTTDDEESAVV; encoded by the coding sequence ATGGACGAGACCCCGCAGGAGATCACGTCGCTCGTCGGCCGGGAAGTCTACTCGAACAACGGCGTCTTCGTCGGCGAAGTCGAGGACATCCGCCTCGACCTCGACACCGAAGTCGTCAACGGCCTCGCGGTCGGCGAACTCAACCCCGACCTCTTCGAGAACTACGACACCGGGCGACGCGGCGTCATCGTCCCCTACCGCTGGGTCCGCGCCGTCGGCGACGTCATCCTCATCAACGACGTCGTCGAGCGCCTCAAGACGACCGACGACGAGGAGAGCGCGGTCGTCTAG